The sequence AGCACCTGGGCAGGACTtctccctgcttcagttcccaaCAACATCTGTGCCCATTCTTCTGTCCAGGGCACAACCTGGTGCCCTCTCTGCTTGAAGACTTCTCAAATTAAGTACAAAGCATACTCTAGCATTCAAGAGTGTCCTGAATACATCTTGAGCTGATTTTCCACCATTAATCCCCTTGATTCTTAGTACATAACTTGTCCACAACTTGAAGCTCCTTCTGGGTGGTTCCTGCAAACTCGGGAATTCTCCTGGCTCTCTGATCAAGCTGCTTCCTCTATCTTGAGCTGTGCTGGCCACCATGACATCAACTAACAAGAGGCCAAGTGAGCACTTGACTAGTCTAATCTTAGCTGTACTACGACTGTAAAAGTATGTACTATATTTTGAAGGAACTATGAAAAAGATGAATGTAACTAtctcattattaattttatattggtaTGTGTTGAAATGATAACATTTGGATATTTCATGTTCAATAACATACACTGTTAAAATTAAcctcacttgtttctttttcctcttttgatgtggctactagaaaattttaaatttcttaaaaattttaagaaattatatttcttctgaGCAGTGCTGAATACATTCTCTGGTAGCATATTGAAAAATCacataaaggataaaaatcaccATTTAGTTTCACAAGTCAAACATAATTACTATAAAAATGTTAGTATATTTCCTTTAGtttattattttcctatataCTTTTACATAGTTGCATTGTATCTACAATTTTATGCCCTGCTTTTGAACATAACTAGGTGCTTTTGATTTTCTAATACCAAAAAATGAATTCcttatagaaaaaatttaaatgtgagaAAAGAAAGGGTAAAAATTATAGTAACATTTATTCAATTCTTTCAAAGTAAATTATGAAAATACCCAAGAATCCTATCTCACAGATATTCTTTCATTATGAGGAAAAGTTCATGTACAAGCAGTTCTACAAGGTGAAGAGCAAAGAATTTTCCTGCTTGCTGCATCCTTACCCTAGTGTGAAAAATCAGATATTTAGATTATTTGAagtatgtacaaaataaatatacatcgGCCCTCAGCAATTGTTACAAAGGATCCCTACAAGAGGAATCATGGACTTTTATGCATAGTCTGTGTAACATTCATTTGCCTGCACAGACATATTACTTAATCTTTACTTTTTAGTTATATTTGGGATAGTTAGAGATTGTCAAATAAAGCAATACATTTTGGCTGACAAAGTTATGTAATATCTTGCTGCTTATGGTTGAAGCCTACAAAATATTTCAGATGAACTTAACTTACACCATTCTATtttagatataaaaaataaatttttttctgaaatcataAACTCTTAGAAATAAAGACCCTTTCACAGAATctaacaatataaaaaaataaaaacaaagatcttTTCCCAATGAAAGAAACTTGCTGTAATTCAAATTGATTAGcctatttttttttagcatttagcAAGTCACTGAAAATCTACAAAAACATTAGAAATTCTTCCAGATTGTATGAAAAGCAAGgagcttaaaagaaaaagagttttaGAGGTAACTAATCGTTTAAACGACACGAGAAAACTAAAAGGGAGAATGGAAAGTGGAAAATTCCTCTCAAGAAGAATGGAGGGCCATTCCGCTACACTCAAGGCGGAAGGACACTCACTCTGCAAACTCTTGAAGACTGAGCTTCAGCATCTACTAGCAGAACAGGCAGCCCTGTGCCTGTTTTCATCATGACCTACTGGTGCCTCCTCCGGATAGCTCTCCTGCTGTGTTTCTCCACCACAGCTCTTTCCACAAGCTACAGCTTCCTTCGATTCCAACAAAGGAGGAGCATTAACATGTGTCAGAAACTCCTGCGGCAGTTACCTTCAACTCCTCAACATTGCCTCGAGGTCAGGATGGACTTCCAGGTCCCTGAGGAGATGAGGCAAGCACAGCAGTTCCAGAAGGAAGATGCCGTATTGGTCATGTATGAGATGCTCCAGCAGATCTTTGGTATTCTCaccagagacttctccagcactggCTGGTCTGAGACCATCATTGAGGACCTCCTTGTGGAACTCCAAGGGCAGATGGATCATCTGGAGCCAATCCAGAAGGAAATCATGCAGAAGGAAAACTTCACTATAGGAGACTCGACCGTTCTTCACCTGAAGAACTATTACTTCAACCTTGGGCAGTACCTGGAGTCCATGGAGTACAACAGCTGTGCCTGGACAATCGTGAAAGCAGAAATGCTCAGGAACTTTTCTGTCCTGAAGAGACTAACGGGTTACCTCCTTGACTGAACATCTCCCCACCTGTGGCTCTGGGTATGGCCAATGTGACTTTGACCTGAGACTCTTCAGCCAGCAGAGGCTCTTGAAGTAACTGACAATACGATGCACTGGACTTCAATAGACAGTTAAAGACtgtaagctatttttaaaattgatgtatgcattatttatttatttaaactttttaatgggaaataaattatttatgaaacaaaagCCAACGTGGCAGTTTCCATGTTAACTTGATTTATGtgacaacaaatattaaaaattgcaGAGCACCTTGGAAACATTCATTGCAAAAGAAGCCTGCAGAGTAGTAGTTTCCGGCCCCTGACTTTGAGGAATTTAAAATACAAGGAAGCCCACTACTCAGGCGATGTTTCCGAAAATGCAATATTCTGGCTCCCTACTCAGGACAGCGGAAACCGGGCCTTTTCCACAAAAGGGCTAATGATATGCGCACCCCTGAATCAGTGCTCCTATAAAAAGCTCTCTGGAAACTTTGCGTCCTGTCTCTCTAGCAGCCCCACGCGAGTCAACTGCCAACTCTTCCCAAGACTGCGATTCGAAAGCAGAAGCGATCGAACCACAGCGAGCGCGCTCTCGCCGTCGCCTGGAGAAGCAGGCGGGCTGCGTTTCCATCTCAGCGCTGTTTGCTCGTCGTTTCGCGGTGCTCGCGCGCCCCCTCCCGCCCGTCTTCAGAATCACCGACGTTCTCTATGGCCCACATCCACTTGCTGGTGGAAGGAGTGATGCTCTGCTGCATCCCTGCTTGCTCTCTTCGCTGAAACGTGCCTGGGATCCACTGCCAGAAAAACAAGGATATCTTCAAACGCTTGAAACAGATGCAAAGGATCCGCTCTCAGTCGCGCCTAAATGACAGGCCGACTTCAGATTTCCTTGGAAAAGAGAGATGATCACTCCAATGCAGATGACTCAGGGCCCCTGCAACCACTATCTGATGCTCCAGCAGAGCTTCCAACTCTTCACCACAGAGACAGCCGTGCTACTTGGAACAACACTCTGCTGGATAAACTCCTCTCCAGCCCGGATCAGAGCCTGAAACAACTGGAGCAGATGGAAGGAGACAATCTGTGCTATTCTCATTTGGGACTTCCTGCCAGGGAGTATTTCCATGGCATCCATCTCTACCTCAGGGAGCAGGAATACAGCCACTTTGCCTGAGAGGCTGTCAGAGTGGAAATTAAAAGTGCCTTTCCCTCATGTAAGAATCCTTAAAGAAATGTCAACAATAAAGATGTTTATATTTGTAACATTCACTAATGAATTCCATTATTGTTTGCTTCCTGTTCCAAAGCAATTGCCACTCATACTTCCTCAGGCACTGAAAACTGAAATGAACATCATGACTTTCCAGAAACAGGTGTGGACAGCAGAACAGAATATCTTTTCTTGTATAAAGATCTTTTGATCATCATTTAAAAGATCTCTTGATGTCTGAGAGGCTGGTATTTTCTATAATCAATGTTCAGAGTTTCTTTCTCATGGACAGGTTTTCAGGATCCTCTGTTCTAAAAGATCTTTCTCAGTTATTTCTAGGTGCTATAAGAAGTAAAGAATAAACTGTGAGGATTTTCATCATAATAGAaatttatctttccttctctgaagAGCACAACGCAGGCCTTCCGGATCAGGTGAATCTTCTGGTTTGCTCACATTCAAAGGGTGATTCAAAGACATGGGTACCTTCTGTTTTGTGGCTTTTTCCATCATCAACATGTGACTTCAAGTTTGTCTGTGGTACTTGAATCTAGTACACTCAGCAGTAAATGGATGAAGTCTGGTGTCTCACAGGGGATGTTTCCAAGCTCCAGGACTATACAGGTTGAGAGCACGTCCTCTCACGTTCCATGGCCTGGATATATCCTCATGGGAATCTCATTGCAAGCAAGTTAGGAAACTATTGggtgatgaatggatgaagagatAAGTTCAGAGTGCTGATTTCAAAAATGCACAACATGAAAGTTGAAAGTTAAGTTTTgagggggcaaaatgaggactgcagcccaggagacggCACATCAGATAGCTGTTCCAAAGACACACAGAGcgatatatgtgattttggtgaagggggaacacatgtaatcATGTGCCTATTTTTTGTGGAAGTTTTCTGCCACTGTCATGAAGGTTTCTTGGAGTCACAAGAagcagtcatcaccatgaaggactttcgtgcttttctagatatgaggagacaGAAGAATTGGGTTCATAAAATGGGCTCCTGAAAACATCTAGCCTTCTGAAGacttgttctgccagttttccctgcTCACAGCTCACCTCACTTCTGTTTTCCACCCTGAGTTCCTTTCCAGAGGTGTTAAAAATCAGCAGCTGCAatagcacatgatttaatccttgtaggtAGATGACAAGTGCCAATGGCACGTGCTAGTTTGTCCTTGACAGGGCATGAGACCACGTTTCACGTTTGCACTATTCGTCCAAATGAAGTTCTGGGTAGGGATTGCAGGGAACAAGTAATGTTCTTGCTTGCACACACTTTGTTAAAATACAATCTGACCCAAATGCTTTTTCTCCAAGTTCAGCttccagaaaatgaaaagaatgccAGTCATAGTTGACAGTATCATCGACTGTTTGAAAGAAACATTCAAGCTGATCCCCAAAGGCATTGCCTACAGGAAAATATCCACAGTGTAGACACATTACAGGTTGTTTCCTTATTACCCGAGGGAGTCAAGCAAAGAATAACCAGGCAGTTCCTTTCAACTACTTGAGGATGACTGAAGAAAAAGTGATGAGTGAGTCTTCCACTTGGGTCCATGCTCAAGAGCCTCATCCTGATCTTCTAAATATTGGAAATGGAAAGTTGAAGACAGTCTTCCTGAAAATGATCTTCAAAAAATATCTCACACATGCTGTGTGCAAGGACAAAAAACTATAACAAATTTTTGTATCAACAAAGAGTTAGATAAAATTAATCACAGTTGATGaaacagtatataaaatatttaacacattACTATGCTTAGTCTATTAATACCACTAACAGTCACTTAATTATTCTTGCTGTTATCCTGCTGATGAGGTAACATTTATGGtgcaggaaaataaataatataggaTAAGATAGCAATTCAAGTAAGCATTTGCTTTTTACCgttttattttaaagtagcaacacacatgtgtatacttatttaatacatattgtacaagtgtgtgtgtacttatatatgtgtatatattgttgttcagtcacttagttatATCCGACTgattgagaccccatgaactgtagcacgccaggcttccctgtccttcactatctcccaagtttgctcaaactcatgtccattgagccagtgatgccaagcaaccatctcatcttctgttgcccccttctcctcctgccctcagtcttccacagcatcagggtcattttctATGGGTCGGTTTCTtctcagcaggtggccaaagtattagagcttcagcttcagcatcagtcctttcaataaatattcagggttgatctcctttaggatggactggttggatctccttgcagtccaagggactctcaagactcttcttcagtaccacagttcaaaaacataaattcttcggcgctcagctttctttatggtccaaatcacatccatacatgactactggaaaaaccataactttaactacatggacctttgttggcaacatggtatctctgctttttaacacactgtctaggtttctcatataatttcttccaaggagaaagagtcttttaattttgtggctgccgTCACTGTCTGTAGTAATTTTGagtcccaagaaaatgaaaactgacagtgttgccactttttccccatctatttgccatgaagtgatgggactgtattccatgatctttgttttttcaatgttgatacaactatatatgtatacatattttttttgggggggggggtctggtTTAGCTCTGCCTCAAATTAGTTCTCTAAAAAGGTGGTTAATTTAGATCAGGGAAACAATAGATGTTATAGAGATTCAGTTTTACATGATGGCTGAAGattttcaaaatttgaatttttgaaaTTTCTATTATAATGGAAAATTTACTTATTGAGGTTGGCGTATTCATTCCAAAAAACCCTCACTGTTTTGCTTTCCATGCATACAATCTGAATTGTGATACACAGAACATAATATtctaaatacaaaagaaatgttTCAACAATTAGAACATTTAAATAGAATTTGTGACTACAACATTTCCATGTTAAATCCTGATGCTTTTCTAAGTTAAAATTAAACTCTATGTGAACTTACAATTTAACAGAtgagatggcactagtggtaaagaatctgcctgccaatgcaggagacaagatatgtgggttccatccctaggttgggaagatcccctctacaaggaaatgacaacccactccagtattcttgtcagaggaccctggcaggctactgttcatggggatgcaaagagtcagaaacgacttatGGACTCAACAACAGCCatgcagaaaactgtaaaacaagggaaacaaaaaggaaagcttGTATGTGATTTTAGATGTTATTGTGTTTCACATAAGAAAACAATATACCTCTTGGAGTTCACAAGTTATCACTGGAAGTCCTAATGCTGGAATGTTTCTACATTTAGTTAAAatataatgatgaaaatgaaTCCGTGTCTTATTTGTGtaataaaactcaaaaaattTATAATCCTACTTGGAAACCATGTTAGATCTGAAATACTATCAAGAACATGAGGAAgcggtcctaagatggcggaggaataggatggggagaccactttctcccccacaaattcgtGGAAAGAGCATTTGAATGTGgagcaaattccacagaacaacttctgaatgctggcagaggacatcaggcacccagaaaggcagcccattgtcttcgagaggaggtaggacaaaatataaaagataaaaagagagacaaaagaggtagggacagagatccttcccgggaagggagtcttaaaaaagagagatgtttccaaacaccaggaaacactctctctGGCGGGTCTGTGGCaagccttggaatctcagagggcaaaataaccggaaggaaaaataaataaatagtaaaatcccacagattacgtgcctaacagcaactcccagccCAACAGCAGCCCAGACACTCGCATCCCCCACTTGCAagcaggggagggacagggaggagcgggtggcattgcttagggtaaggtcTGGGCCTGAAtaccctgagggcaatctgagggaactaggttgagatagcaacccagactgtgggatagctatcccgTGAGCCCCGCGAAAAGCCCAAACCTAAGACACCGCCAGGCAGGCTCAGAggacaaaggactgagcagagccagccggctgcggactggcccatcccccaccgGAGACAGGCAGAGGAGGGCAGCCAGAGCAGGAAGGGGCAatcggccccagagaggcatccacCGAACTGCAAGCAGACTTctctgctaaccaagacttcttggggcCCTGGACggtcgacatccgccaggagggtcacaggcagagaccagctccccagaatagACACAGGGCACACCTAAGAAGGCCAGATAACTGAGCGGCTGGAACCGGGGAGGGGGTAAGCCGCAGCCTCCACCTGGGGGTGAATACGCCTGCctagcacctggtcacctgagcggCTCGGGCCTGGGAAGGGTGCAAAACActggcccaaccaagtctgcgcctttgtggagtacccgagaacctggacctgagcggcttagacctggggagTGCAAGTAAACCAGGGcccgcctcagacagttcccggcagagcaaccGAGAGTCTGAGCAGTGtggacggggaaagcacacacaccgtgAGCGGGCGCAAACCAGTGTGGCTGAGCCACTGTGAGCACACGCCAGTGAGATTTGTTcacagtgttcctccctccccaaagcacgactgaacaagcgagcctaaaaaaagtgaccaccacccgccccttgtgtcagggcggaaattagacactgaagagaccagcaaacagaagctaaataaacagagggaaccgctttggaagtgacagctgaaatagattaaaaccctgtagttagcaccgactacataGCAAGGGGCCTATAAACCTTGAGAAGTACAAGCCGGGCCAagaaactatctgaaaatgaactgaccccacactgtccacaacagctccagagaaagtcttagatatatttttactattattattttttaaattaaaaagaataaaaaaattaattttacaagAACATGAGAAAAGTACTTtaccttatatttaaaattatacatcaTTTGTAGCTCatcaaaaacaaatatatgagtCAAGTATGtttcatcaagaaaaataataaaacaatagaaaaataattaattcattttatggAAGTGAAAAATGGATAGGTTTAATGTATGAAATTGATACATTGGAAAAAATGATAAGGTCATAAAATGTCCATGGCTAAGGatataaaaatagaggaaaaatagcAAATGCATGTAATAATGAAAATCTGTTTTTTCCCATTATTGAAAAAGAAGATGAATACATGGGTCTAAGAACATACATTTCACATTActagaatcaatactgtgaatgAGAATTGTTTTTTCTTCACTTCTGGATTTGCTACTTTGTGTTTAAATTGGCAGGACAGCTAACTGttctttgatttctaatttcctgCCATCTTCCCAGCTGGAGTTCAGAGGAGACCAATATAGCCAATCTTTaagctcaatatgccagcaaatgtggaaaactcagcagtggccacaggactggaaaacgtcagttttcattccaatcccaaagaaaggcaatcccaaagaatgctcaaactactgcacaattgcactcatctcacacgctagcaaagtaatgctcaaaattctccaagccaagcttcaacaatacgtgaaccatgaacttccagatgttcaagctgcttttagaaaaggcagaggaaccagagatcaaattgccaacatccgctggatcatcaaaaaagcaagagagtttcagaaaaaccatctatttctgttttattgactatgccaaagtctttgactgtgtggatcacaataaactgtggaaaattctgaaagagatgggaataccagaccacctgatctgcctcctgagaaatctgtatgcgggtcaggaagcagcagttagatctggacatggacatagaatggactgtttccaaataggaaaaggagtacttcaaggctatatattgtcaccctgcttatttaacttatatgtagagtacatcatgagaaatgtgggggtggatgaagcacaagctggaatcaagattgccaggagaaatatcaataacctcagatatgcagatgacaccaccctatggcagaaagtgaagaagaactaaagagcctcttgatgaaagttgcggggagccggcctgctcAAGGCCCAAAAAGGCCCTGGGAAAAGCCTTGAAAGAGGCCATTCCCTGTCCCGCCACCCCATGATAAAATAGTAAAACATTTGCCGGGTCTCCTTTGTTCTTCCTTGAGAAAAACATAGTAGTGACCTTCACTTAGTAGTTTATCTTGGAATGCCAAAAACAAGATGTAGGCTTCTGCAATCACTTAAGACAAAGAATTGTATTGATGTGACAAACACCAGATGGCATTTTTTATGAACAATGTTTTCTGCTTGTACTAGTATAAAGGTAGCTGTTTTACTCAATAAAATCGCTGACTTGCCTAAAGAGCATTCAGCCCTCTCGACCCCATCCTTTACTTTCAGCTTCTTTCTTCTCAGGCTTCCGTGTGGTTGCAGTCGGGACTTGTTCACATTGCCGGCTGGtcctggcagaaagtgaaagaggagagtgaaaaaggtggcttaaagctcaacattcagaaaactaagatcatggtcccatcacttcatggcaaatagacggggaaacagtggtaacagtggcagactttattttttaggctcccaaattactgcagatggtgactgcagccatgaaattaaaagatgtttactccttggaagaaaagttatgaccaacctagacagcattttattttattttattttatttatttatttatttttgtcatacattgatatgaatcagccatagatttacacgtattccccatcccgatcccccctcccacctccctctccacccgattcctctgggtcttcccagtgcaccaggcccgagcacttgtctcatgcatcccacctgggctggtgatctgtttcaccataaatagtatacatgctgttcttttgaaatatcccaccctcacattctcccacagagttcaaaagtctgttctgtatttctgtgtctctttttctgttttgcatacagggttatcgttaccatctttctaaattccatatatatgtgttagtatgctgtaatgttctttatctttctggcttacttcactctgtataaggggctccagtttcatccatctcattaggactgattcaaaggaattctttttaacggctgagtaatattccatggtgtatatgtaccacagcttccttatccattcatctgctgatgggcatctaggttgcttccatgtcctggctattataaacagtgctgcaatgaacactggggtgcacgtgtctctttcagatctggtttcctcagtgtgtatgccc comes from Cervus elaphus chromosome 29, mCerEla1.1, whole genome shotgun sequence and encodes:
- the LOC122686306 gene encoding interferon beta-2-like; this translates as MTYWCLLRIALLLCFSTTALSTSYSFLRFQQRRSINMCQKLLRQLPSTPQHCLEVRMDFQVPEEMRQAQQFQKEDAVLVMYEMLQQIFGILTRDFSSTGWSETIIEDLLVELQGQMDHLEPIQKEIMQKENFTIGDSTVLHLKNYYFNLGQYLESMEYNSCAWTIVKAEMLRNFSVLKRLTGYLLD